The sequence TAGCTATAGCAGGAAGTGAACAGCTAACTCTGGATACAAGTTCTAACTTAAACAACTAAAGTCGGTCTGCTATGACAGGGTCTTCCTCCACATTCAcccaacaactacacacacctTGACGGTCCTGGCCTGCGGCTGCGACCCGGAGGAGGAAGTGTTGGAGGAAGACTGGCTCGGAGGCTTGGGCAGAGAGGAGGCCGGGGAGGGAGAGTCCACCCCCGACTGCTTCTGGTTCCTGGGAACTGAAGCTGACTGAGAGATCCACAAGTCTGGAGGGAAAGAAAGACAGAATGATAAAACTTGATCTAAAGCAGTGAGGTATATTGCCTCCTAAAttaagttataagttagcaaaatcaatcaaatgtaggtcaaTTATACTTGAATAAGACTAAAGAAGAAATCTCTTTCAAAGTATTGGTAGGTCCAtgcttaaaacagaagcctcacaTTGCTCAGGGGAAAAGCACAAGTTTCATGTGTGGGCCATATCTCATTATACTTCTTGAAttagctgagggccgattcaaaatggacAACGGGCCGCCGTTTGGACGCCCTGATCTGAAGAATCAAGTTTTTTTGAACCAGTGTAGTCCACAGCACCACATGGAGGAGATGACAGGAACATGAGCAACTCACAGACTACAAAGCCCTCACTGTGCCTTGCTGCATGACGTTGCATTGTTTCATAGCAAGAATAAAGGTGATCATGCTTTTGACTTGTTCAGAAGGCTGTGTTTGTGCATATCATCTGAACACCGTCCCTGTGTATCTGTTACTCCGTAAACAGATGAAGGAGAGCTGGTTACAGTTACAGTATATTACTCTGTTCGCCACATTCATCTTTCCATTTTATGATGATGAGAACAGTTTGGAAATGCACTAAAGTTAACTCCTATCCTCTGAACGCAAGCAGGAAACAACACGCAGGTTCCTCAGAACACAAATaaaagcaaacatttcccaaattgggatcaataacgtactttctatctatccatctatctatctatctatcatctatccatcatctatctatctatctatccatctctctctctctctctctatctatctatccatccatccatctatctatccatctatctatccatctatctatctatctatctatccatctatctatctatctatctatctatcatctatctatcatctatccatctctctctctctctctctatctatctatctatccatccatccatctatctatccatctatctatccatctatctatccatctatctatctatctatctatctatctatccatctatctatctatctatctatctatcatctatctatcatctatccatctctctctctctctctctctatctatctatctatccatccatccatccgtctatctatccatctatctatccatctatctatccatctatctatccatccatctatccatctatctatccatctatccatctatctatctatccatccatccatatatctatctatctatccatctatccatctatccatctatctatccatccatccatctatctatccatccatccatctatctatacatccatccatctatctaaaaTATAAGACCATAAGCAGAGACATGTGTTCTGTTGGATAACATATTCTTCACTGGATTCAGTTCACATTGTAACGAGGGTTCAAGCCAAGTTCTGCTAACCATTTCAGTAACAACCGTCACATTGGCCCCGTGTGAACGTGCTCAGGTTAGATCTCCTTGCTGCATAATAGAAGCGTTACCTGCTCTGTTGTGTGTCCCCGAGTCTCCGTTCTGCACCAGCTGGCCCCGCCCCGGGTTGAAGGAGGCTGTCGGGCGACCAGATGGGGTTTCAGGAGTCAGGCTGAACGAACTGCTGATCTGAAGGCCGTTCTCCTCCAACTGGCCTTCACCTGCCTGGACAGAGAGGATTCTTAGGTCAGTTTATTTAACCTAGTGACAAAACATCAGAAAACCAGAAGATGGTTTGGTCTGGGAGGAACCTAAAAAGAGTGAGCCACCTGCATCGTATCTAACCTCTTACTAACCGCTGCCACTTGGATAACTTAAGATTGGAATTAACCATCAGCCCACGGCAGTGTCATCACGAAGAGATCATCAATAGGGCAGATCCCCAATATGAAGAAGTGTAATATTAAAATCACAGGTGTCACAATATTTGTTAAAAAGCCAaatatgtgaaaaaaaaaaatcatatatcAATCAAGATTTGTGGGAAAAGTCAATTAAAAGTCCTTatacttaaaaaaataataataataatcacacCTAGGGCTGCTTAattcatcgtattttaatcgcaattacgattatgtcttgcaacgaaaacaacgtaatcgaaatataacgatttttcttttttgttattggtttttcagttgagttgTACTTAAAGTTcacggtaatcaactgttaaaaacacacTGTTAAAAAAagttctccaataaatggatgttttcaaagtaaatggattatcgtttttaataatcgtgatatcaattattgccccaaataatcgagattatgattcttgccataatcgagcagccctactcacACCGTGATCGgtttaacatatttttcaatgataatataaataatatttaaaaaaggatTATTCCCCAATATAGCAAATGCTTTATAATTCAAAATAATCATAATTTACAAAGATAAACCTTTTTACGACAAAGAGAACACCAACATCTATTACCAACCAATCCAGAACCCAATCAGAAGGCACACATGTGATCAACTGGTTTAGTCGAGGTGAAAGTAAACCACACAGTATTGAAGAAAAGCTCTCACCACTGTCGCCGCCGCGTCCTGCAGTGAGGTCACCGAGGTGATCATCAGGTTCATGTCCTCCTGGTCCTCCTCTGCTTCCTGAGTCGGGGTCTTCTCTTTAGGACCAGCCGAGccccccttctcccctccgGACCCCAGAGTGGTGACGCTGGAGATCCTGATCTTGGAGTCTGGCTCGGTGCTGCTGAGTGCAccgggggaggaagaggaggcgtCTTTCTGCTcagcatcctcctcctcctcctcctcgtcctcgATCACTATGGGCTCTGCTTCCGTGCTGGGAGTTTTGGGAGGGGCCGCGGCCGCCGTGGAAGCGCTGGAAGATGCAGGAGAAGCGGGGGTCgtttcctcttcctcatcctccatttcctcctcctcctcctctatcGTCGTGACCATGTCTCCGGGCGCCTCACCTGGCTCCAGACAGGCGGTGCTGGGCGTGTCGTGGGAGGAAGGAGTCGTGGCAGAAGGCTGGGGGTCCTCCACCCCTAAGAGGACcacgtcatcatcatcatcatcatcgtccgCTGTGACCCCCTCCTTCTTTGTGGCTTCCTCTGTGGCCCCCTCCTCCTTTGAGGCATCATCAAGTTCCTCTGTGGCCCCCTCCTTCTTTGAGGCATCATCATCTTCCTCTGTGGCCCCCTCCTCCTTTGAGGTTTCATCAATTTCCTCTTTGACCTCCACCTCCATTGTGGCTTCCTCATCTTCCTCTGTGGCCCCCTCCTCCATTGTGGCTTCATCATCTTCCTCTGTGGCCCCCTCCTCCTTTGAGGTTTCATCAATTTCCTCTGTGACCTCCACCTCCATTGTGGCTTCATCATCTTCCTCTGTGGCCCCCTCCTCCTTTGTGGCTTCATCATCTTCCTCTGTGGCCCCCTTCTCCTTTAAGGCTTCATCATCTTCCTCTGTGGCCCCCTCCTCCTTTAAGGCTTCATCATCTTCCTCTGTGGCCCCCTCCTCCTTTAAGGCTTCATCATCTTCCTCTGTGGCCCCCTCCTCCTTTGAGGCTTCATCATCTTCCTCTGTGGCCCCCTTCTCCTTTAAGGCTTCATCATCTTCCTCTGTGGCCCCCTCCTCCTTTAAGGCTTCATCATCTTCCTCTGTGGCCCCCTTCTCCTTTGTGGCTTCATCATCTTCCTCTGTGGCCCCCTCCTCCTTTAAGGCTTCATCATCTTCCTCTGTGGCCCCCTTCTCCTTTGTGGCTTCATCATCTTCCTCTGTGGCCCCCTTCTCCTTTGTGGCTTCATCAACTTCTTCTAccacttcttgttcttgttcttccgTTACCATGGAAGCTTCCTCCCcagcctcctccttctcctcgggGGGCGTGGCCTGTTTCTCAGGGGAGGGAGTGGCGTCCATGTTCTCCACCCTCTCCCCTGCGGCAGGGCTTGGTTCTGGCTCCCCGTCCATTGCTAAGGCAACCACCTGGCAAAacaccaaaaaaacaaaacagtttaATCATCATAAAACCAGTGTCTGGTGCCGGCTCCACCTCATTATCTCCTGACAGCTGCACAGGTAACGCAGCAGCAggtgtgtgtcccccccccccataaccccCTCATGACAGGTGAAGAACCACAGCCATTGTTAGTCACCACTCGGGATATGTGCCATTAGGCAATTAAATGTTGCTACCCTCCCTTGTCATCACCAAAAATACTAGTAAACAGCATTTTATAAAAAGTATTATTATATGAATTAATGCATTTCAATAAAACATTGACAAATTGTAGTAAAATGTCTTCCTAGTGAAACGTCtctttataaaaaaacaatcaTCCTTTATCTACTAAGGCTACAAAAAAAAGGAAGCTGGGAAAAGGAATCGCCCGGTTTTCTCAGGCAATTGTTTAGTTGAAAGATGTTGGGGGGAAATGACATTTCATAAATCTAGCGCACTTTATCAGTATTTAAATTAGTTAAACATATATGTTTGTTTGTAGGCTGTATTAGAATACATTGGCTGTAGGGACTTTTGTTTACCTAATGATAACACATGGCACATTTACTAAATACATATTATGTTGAATATTGTctttaataaatgttatttaGGCAGTAATTGCTGTCATGTTTTGTAGGATAATGGACAATCAATGTTTAAGAATGCATGATGATGTGCCCTGTTTAACATGCACAATGCAAAGCAGGGCTAGACATTGTAAATGGcacgctggcccggaagcactatttatggcgcttttccactgcagcgcgtaGCAGGGTTAGCGGGCCGTGCCAACCCCGGCCCGTTTTTTGTTGCTTTTCCACTCGGGGTAGTTCCGGCTCAGGGCTActtttcccccttttttctggccctccaaatcgaggttcttaccgggccaacatccgggctgaatatgctaaactagtgacgtaaACACTCTTGACTGTtgaatggtcagagagaattgctggcaagggggctacaacaaaatgaacatattttaccgtgatttaattctaCGTTTAAAAattatgccgaagtaacaacatactgatactggTCTGCTGACAAGACAGCAGGCgagaaaccttttaaaatgcgtcttttctgaatggagatcggatcgatcaggttaagctaacgttgtatatgctccgtcaACACTcaccaatctgatcaatgatgacatgtatagctgctagggatgggaatttgaaagcaaatgtatattcgaatattcgaccccccaaaaaacggttaaccgaaatgtacatatcctataaaatTTTTTTTgggtaaacgttttttttttaacacattttggtaaaaaaaaaaatacatacatgttcaaataagtgtagaaaccaagttgaatttgtcaaatgtattgaactggtgatcacagtttgacagctataggcctacagctttcatgtgcggaggtgattcacaatcagcccagctggagagaagaccctctcagctggaacggaggttgcgggtatagcatgtatatataaatgtaactcttcttagagtgtaaataattaccggactatgaccggtaaaatatgttgaataccggcaaaactaaatctctccagtcaaaatgtctagtactttgccgccacacacggttgccaagcagcgcttattgttgtttaggctggccactcatgtgtcgcgagtgttgacagggggcggtggagcacgctcatgaactgttagcggAACCTTgcaacggctgcggagctcatttgcgccacatttgggcctaGGATGAGGTTttagtctgcgtgatctgcgtgtagggaggggcagcagccatatcattggctagaaccagctagatctgatggatttggacataaacgcgagtgaagtataaccggaagcgagcgagagagatcagcacctgcagctctgcctgctgtgagggaccggtgagcggagcaaaacacacctttagacgtgagcggagcaaaacacacctttagacgtcacctaacatagttagctatggcactgtcgtatatatatatacacattgaattattcaatgtgtatatatatatacacattgaattattcaatttgataatcaaCTTacactcccaaaaaaaaaaaaaataaaaaaaaatattcataactcatattcgaatacctgaatcatttcgaatattcgattaatcgttcccatccctaatagccgcatgtcataatttcagcgctggttgtctcggtggtgcccagcaaacaatgtgggcttcgtaaataattggacagccttctggggaaaacctggtctgattaagagagacggcattcatcctactttggaaggtgcagatctcatttcggcaaacatttcagggctttgtggacttaatccacgACAAACTGGAGTtaagaccaggaggcggagtcgcagtcttacacgcttctctgcgctctctccgaGGCAGTcgtccataggaatcccgaacccaataaaatacccaatattaacggtgtgtgtgtgtctgcccaaggacaatttaaggtaaaacctaatagaggtgtcatacataataactagggccgggactttaacgcgttaattaagatgaattaattacacaaaacttaacgcggtaaaaaaattaacgcacttTAATCACACTTATTTTTatacggacggatggaagcgtcgataagagcacggttgtgtgcaaattatgcaaaaaagaatttgcatatcaccgcagcacatcaagcctaaagtatcacctaaatgcaaagcatgtagcagctagcgtggacgttagcccaactccgagtgcaaggaaccacaccctgacccaacgcacactcaaccagacgactggtttcagggccaggataagtaagtccacgtctgagaaaataaccaactccctggctcactggattgcactcgactgtagaccacttggagtaacatCCATGTGAaaactgcttctcactgttctcaggtcaaatatgtatatttgattaaaaatgcgattaatttcgattaattaattacaaagcctctaattaattagattacttttttttatcGAGTCCCAGCTctaataataacctaataaaagtaaatgtaacaactactacagtgcaacaaaacaggaagattaaatgtggtctcttaaacataagatctctagcatctaaagcaatattggtaaatgatttaatatcagattataatattgattagagatgtcccgatccgatcacgtgattttccaaaaatcggggatcgggatatttgtattttaaaaaaatgtttactttaattttacaaaacaaaaatgaccatgttcacgtcttaaattcatcctgaggacttttggtttaaaattacacaacatcatgtatgtgttgctttctttgggcttgttttcagacctggttgcttatttctctgaaatctggcaacagagtgggcgcaatgtctaatagtagcagtaagctaacgagaggctacgttcagctggtgactcgggacagagaaaatgtcaggagtttggaagtattataaaattgaaagcgaaggcagtgtaacagccagatgcaatgtttgcaaggcggaggttccgcgtggtggaaagaacagagctacgttcaacacgaccaatctaatacgctacctgagaaacaaacaccaacaacaacacggcgagtacacagcggccactcaggtaacgacactgaagcaaccgacactttcagagactttcaaaaggaaagagaaactgccacAGAACAGtgaggccaacacaataacagccaagatagctgaattcatcgcgttggatgaccagccgttatccgttaccttttttttctcttaatgcattgcataaagatcggatcgggaaaaatcggtatcggcagattgtcaaaatcaaatgatcggaatcggatcgggagcaaaaaaaggtgatcgggacatccctaatattgatatatgctgtctcactgaaacttggttgagacatgaagaatatgtcagcataaatgaggccactccacccagccatatcaatactcatattgcccgaggcccgggccgaggaggtggagttgcagccatCTTTGaatcaagtttacttatcaatactaaaccaaaattaaattatacctcctttgaaagcctcgtttttagtcttacgcatccgacctggaaaactttgcagccaatcttatttgttatcgtgcaccaggtccttattcggaattcttatcagaattctctgagtttttatcaactttgattcttaaaatagacaaagtaattatcgtaggtgactttaatattcatgttgacgatgataaaaatagccttactgttgcatttaactatatattagattctagagatgtcccgatccgatcacgtgatcggggatcggagccgatcacgtgatttgtaaaagatcggaatcgggagaaaaagatcggggatcgggaatccttaaaaaaaattattttctttattgttacaaaacaaaaatgaccatgttcacgtcttaaagtcatcctgagggcttagttttggtttaaaattacacaacatcatgtatgtgttgcttttctttgggcttgttttcagacctggttgctttttctctgaaatctggcaacagagtgggcgcagtgtctaatagtagcagcaagctaacgagaggctacgttcagctggtgactcgggagtcgggacagagaaaatgtcaggagtttggaagtattataaaattgaaaacgAAGGCAGtgcaacagccagatgcaatgtttgcaaggcggaggttccgcgccgtggtggaaagaacagagctacgttcaacacgaccaatctaatacgattgtttgttttttcattttcccccccggtttttttcaaattgaattgattgaaatctccaataacaacgtaagagcttgtgcctcttcggggggtgctaacacttaaccataaacgttatcgtttactttctccgtctttatatgtagatattacttttctccgttaatctccgtcgcgttgtttccaaagcaacaacaacttcctgtcaacagcgctaactctccttcaaaataaaagcatgtccataaataggaagccaagccaaattacacttaagacacatacaactgcaacgaaagtaacaaacacaatgcgatatccttttcaatttcaaagaacacaaattgggttacattaacaaataactataaaacaacaatactgtagaataacaaaataatgccgtgaatacaccgaaacacacgtgttgaagcggttcgctgccgattactattgaattgtgttactccagtaagatggaaatataatactttgtttattcatgttatgTTATTAAGCTGCTGTTGTTCATTGCATTATTACTAGACTAGGCTCTTAAGGCTAGAATTCTGCACCaagccacatttttattttattatttgtgactgaatgtgaacttgtgaagctagtcaagctacctctttccagtagagttatttttgttttgttactgcactatctgcactcaatttgtttacatggttattttgtggtggaccactgataagctttattttgttttgatccaaTGCTGCACAACTGAACTGATCCAATGCGGCTGTGAACAAAAGAAGCTATATCCATGTTGGatagaatggatagttgggtactgtcatttaaataaaaaaataaccttaagggacaacttgaatgcttttttcctttttttttctcaatgcattgcataaagatcgggaaaaatcggtatcggcagattgtcaaaatcaaatgatcggaatcggattgggagcaaaaaaaggtgatcgggacatccctattagattctgttggtttctgtcagagtgtaaataaaccaacccactgctataatcacactctcgaccttgttctgacttatggtattgaagtcgagcaactattagtcgaaccgcataatcctgctgtatccgaccatttcttagtaacttttgaagtactgttacgagactacaaagcattagtcaaaagctcctgcagcagaaacctatctgttactgctatagccacatttaaggaagagattccaccaatacttaaaggaatggtatgctcatgacactcatttttaaataattatcatccgataaaactgaccagtctctgccagtcttttatttatttttttaatccgacgacattatcagtgattttaaactgattatataccgaaataacatcaacactgctatttcccggacgtgacgtaaaccatgcatttggttttcgaagacacgttgatctccatgttatttactgtagtttctctcttcaaatatgcctcactgtatcgcgaaatattgccacaattctgataggaacaatccaaggaatgctcggttccatctgttgccaaaaggtaagcgtaagaagtacattcggaggcagtggctagcgaaatgtggccggcccgaaccgaaagattcacag is a genomic window of Pseudochaenichthys georgianus chromosome 21, fPseGeo1.2, whole genome shotgun sequence containing:
- the zmym2 gene encoding LOW QUALITY PROTEIN: protein IWS1 homolog A (The sequence of the model RefSeq protein was modified relative to this genomic sequence to represent the inferred CDS: inserted 1 base in 1 codon); this encodes MDGEPEPSPAAGERVENMDATPSPEKQATPPEEKEEAGEEASMVTEEQEQEVVEEVDEATKEKGATEEDDEATKEKGATEEDDEALKEEGATEEDDEATKEKGATEEDDEALKEEGATEEDDEALKEKGATEEDDEASKEEGATEEDDEALKEEGATEEDDEALKEEGATEEDDEALKEKGATEEDDEATKEEGATEEDDEATMEVEVTEEIDETSKEEGATEEDDEATMEEGATEEDEEATMEVEVKEEIDETSKEEGATEEDDDASKKEGATEELDDASKEEGATEEATKKEGVTADDDDDDDDVVLLGVEDPQPSATTPSSHDTPSTACLEPGEAPGDMVTTIEEEEEEMEDEEEETTPASPASSSASTAAAAPPKTPSTEAEPIVIEDEEEEEEDAEQKDASSSSPGALSSTEPDSKIRISSVTTLGSGGEKGGSAGPKEKTPTQEAEEDQEDMNLMITSVTSLQDAAATVAGEGQLEENGLQISSSFSLTPETPSGRPTASFNPGRGQLVQNGDSGTHNRADLWISQSASVPRNQKQSGVDSPSPASSLPKPPSQSSSNTSSSGSQPQARTVKVTCANCKKPLKKGQTAYQRKGSTHLFCSTTCLSAFSHKPAPKKSCTMCKKDITNMKGTIVAQVDSSEAFQEFCSTGCLGAYENKQNPPKSILKTKCTVCGKLTEYLVVDAPPQEETASEEEGETQEKHTHFYLPPASSSTECSANKSQKVLLSLCHSCCFTSTLLLLQVGCVCVNVSDQEHSGEQTLQDLSLQRRGAEPQRVVGTARGVRLNVEDVEALAQQRRAAGGNKGEGKKADEDEKEVTIQGKRCLQIKDRKAVEKGKYVGAVVVAQRLDVFYVQPDPSCGPDDPLRFSSTPLERQILESLLTRVLLVRDVYXDTPHLEEEEGGGEAAAVAERE